In one Mus pahari chromosome 21, PAHARI_EIJ_v1.1, whole genome shotgun sequence genomic region, the following are encoded:
- the Rnps1 gene encoding RNA-binding protein with serine-rich domain 1 isoform X1, with protein sequence MDLSVKKKSLLGVKESNKKSSTRAPSPTKRKDRSDEKSKDRSKDKGATKESSEKDRGRDKTRKRRSASSGSSSTRSRSSSTSSSGSSTSTGSSSGSSSSSASSRSGSSSTSRSSSSSSSSGSPSPSRRRHDNRRRSRSKSKPPKRDEKERKRRSPSPKPTKVHIGRLTRNVTKDHIMEIFSTYGKIKMIDMPVERMHPHLSKGYAYVEFENPDEAEKALKHMDGGQIDGQEITATAVLAPWPRPPPRRFSPPRRMLPPPPMWRRSPPRMRRRSRSPRRRSPVRRRSRSPGRRRHRSRSSSNSSR encoded by the exons GGCTCCTTCTCCTACCAAACGCAAGGACCGATCTGATGAAAAGTCCAAGGATAGATCTAAAGATAAAGGGGCCACTAAAGAGTCAAGTGAGAAGGATCGTGGCAGAGATAAGACTCGGAAGAGACGCAGTGCTTCAAGCGGAAGCAGCAGTACCAG ATCTAGGTCCAGCTCAACCTCCAGCTCGGGCTCCAGCACCAGCACAGGCTCAAGCAGTGGCTCTAGCTCGTCCTCTGCATCCAGCCGCTCAGGAAGCTCCAGCACATCCCGAAGCTCCAGTTCTAGCAGCTCCTCCGGCTCCCCAAGCCCTTCTCGGCGCAGGCATGACAACAGGCGGCGTTCCCGCTCCAA atccAAACCACCTAAAAgagatgaaaaagagagaaaaaggcgGAGCCCTTCACCTAAACCGACCAAAGTGCACATTGGGAGGCTTACCAGGAATGTGACCAAG gatcatatcatggaaatattttctacttACGGGAAAATTAAAATGATCGACATGCCTGTCGAGAGGATGCATCCTCACCTCTCCAAAGGCTATGCGTATGTGGAGTTTGAAAACCCTGATGAAGCAGAGAAGGCACTGAAGCACATGGATGGAG GACAAATTGATGGCCAAGAGATCACCGCTACTGCTGTGTTGGCACCCTGGCCTCGGCCACCACCTCGGCGATTCAGCCCTCCCAGGAGAATGCTTCCACCACCTCCCATGTGGCGTAGGTCGCCCCCACGGATGAGGAGAAG GTCTCGATCCCCAAGACGCAGGTCCCCTGTGCGTAGGAGGTCTCGATCTCCTGGCCGCCGCCGCCACAGGAGCCGGTCCAGCTCCAACTCCTCCCGCTAA
- the Rnps1 gene encoding RNA-binding protein with serine-rich domain 1 isoform X2: MAPSPTKRKDRSDEKSKDRSKDKGATKESSEKDRGRDKTRKRRSASSGSSSTRSRSSSTSSSGSSTSTGSSSGSSSSSASSRSGSSSTSRSSSSSSSSGSPSPSRRRHDNRRRSRSKSKPPKRDEKERKRRSPSPKPTKVHIGRLTRNVTKDHIMEIFSTYGKIKMIDMPVERMHPHLSKGYAYVEFENPDEAEKALKHMDGGQIDGQEITATAVLAPWPRPPPRRFSPPRRMLPPPPMWRRSPPRMRRRSRSPRRRSPVRRRSRSPGRRRHRSRSSSNSSR, translated from the exons GGCTCCTTCTCCTACCAAACGCAAGGACCGATCTGATGAAAAGTCCAAGGATAGATCTAAAGATAAAGGGGCCACTAAAGAGTCAAGTGAGAAGGATCGTGGCAGAGATAAGACTCGGAAGAGACGCAGTGCTTCAAGCGGAAGCAGCAGTACCAG ATCTAGGTCCAGCTCAACCTCCAGCTCGGGCTCCAGCACCAGCACAGGCTCAAGCAGTGGCTCTAGCTCGTCCTCTGCATCCAGCCGCTCAGGAAGCTCCAGCACATCCCGAAGCTCCAGTTCTAGCAGCTCCTCCGGCTCCCCAAGCCCTTCTCGGCGCAGGCATGACAACAGGCGGCGTTCCCGCTCCAA atccAAACCACCTAAAAgagatgaaaaagagagaaaaaggcgGAGCCCTTCACCTAAACCGACCAAAGTGCACATTGGGAGGCTTACCAGGAATGTGACCAAG gatcatatcatggaaatattttctacttACGGGAAAATTAAAATGATCGACATGCCTGTCGAGAGGATGCATCCTCACCTCTCCAAAGGCTATGCGTATGTGGAGTTTGAAAACCCTGATGAAGCAGAGAAGGCACTGAAGCACATGGATGGAG GACAAATTGATGGCCAAGAGATCACCGCTACTGCTGTGTTGGCACCCTGGCCTCGGCCACCACCTCGGCGATTCAGCCCTCCCAGGAGAATGCTTCCACCACCTCCCATGTGGCGTAGGTCGCCCCCACGGATGAGGAGAAG GTCTCGATCCCCAAGACGCAGGTCCCCTGTGCGTAGGAGGTCTCGATCTCCTGGCCGCCGCCGCCACAGGAGCCGGTCCAGCTCCAACTCCTCCCGCTAA
- the Eci1 gene encoding enoyl-CoA delta isomerase 1, mitochondrial — translation MALAAARRLLLHAGSRLGRREAVDGARRFANKRVLVETEGPAGIAVMKLRNPPVNSLSLEVLTEFTISLEKLENDKSVRGVILTSERPGVFSAGLDLLEMYDRNPAHYAEYWKAVQELWLRLYLSNMTLVSAINGASPAGGCLLALSCDYRVMADNPKYTIGLNESLLGIVAPFWLKDMYVNTIGHRAAERALQLGILFPPAEALKVGVVDVVVPEDQVHSKARSVMAKWLAIPDHSRQLTKTMMRKATADNLIKQREADIENFASFISRDSIQKSLHVYLEKLKQKKG, via the exons ATGGCGCTGGCTGCTGCGCGTCGCCTTCTGCTGCACGCGG GATCCCGCCTCGGGCGCAGGGAAGCGGTGGACGGCGCGCGGCGCTTCGCTAACAAGCGGGTGCTGGTGGAGACCGAGGGCCCGGCAG GGATTGCTGTGATGAAGTTGAGGAACCCTCCTGTGAATTCCCTCAGCTTGGAGGTTCTCACAGAGTTCACCATCAGCCTGGAGAAGCTGGAAAACGACAAGAGCGTCCGAGGTGTCATCCTCACGTCG GAACGCCCGGGTGTCTTCTCAGCTGGCCTGGACTTGCTGGAGATGTATGACCGGAACCCAGCCCACTATGCTGAGTACTGGAAGGCCGTGCAGGAGCTGTGGCTGAGACTCTACCTGTCCAACATGACCTTAGTGTCTGCCATCAAT ggAGCCTCTCCAGCTGGAGGCTGCCTCTTGGCTCTCTCCTGTGACTACAGGGTGATGGCTGACAACCCCAAGTATACTATAGGATTGAATGAGAGCCTGCTGGGCATTGTCGCCCCCTTCTG GCTTAAAGACATGTATGTGAACACCATCGGGCACCGGGCGGCAGAGCGTGCCCTTCAGCTGGGGATCCTTTTCCCACCAGCAGAGGCCCTCAAGGTGGGAGTGGTGGACGTGGTGGTTCCCGAGGATCAGGTACACAGCAAGGCTCGCTCAGTGATGGCCAAGTGGTTGGCTATTCCAG ACCATTCTCGGCAGCTGACAAAGACCATGATGCGAAAGGCCACCGCAGACAACCTGATCAAGCAGCGCGAGGCTGACATCGAGAATTTCGCCAGCTTCATCTCCAGAGACTCCATCCAGAAGTCCCTGCACGTGTACTTGGAAAAGCTCAAGCAAAAGAAGGGCTAA
- the Dnase1l2 gene encoding deoxyribonuclease-1-like 2 isoform X1, whose product MTSVSPYTLEKHGSVSGCRPILGARSSWLQTCYDLVLVGVTLGHSRLQVFCFVMGWPWAPLTAVWALGIMGATALRIGAFNVQSFGDNKVSDPDCGSVIAQILAGYDIALVQEVRDPDLSAVSLLMEQINRVSKHEYGFVSSKPLGRDQYKEMYLFVYRKDVVSVVSTYQYPDPGDAFSREPFVVKFSVPSCAAKELVLIPLHAAPHQAVAEIDALYDVYLDVIDKWNTDDMLFLGDFNADCKYVKAHDWPSIRLRSSEVFKWLIPDSADTTVGNSDCAYDRIVVSGAHLRRSLKPQSASVHNFQEEFDLDQTQALAISDHFPVEVTLKPH is encoded by the exons ATGACATCAGTGTCCCCATATACACTGGAGAAACACGGGAGTGTGTCGGGATGCAGGCCAATCCTGGGTGCCAGATCTAGTTGGTTACAGACATGCTATGACTTGGTATTGGTTGGTGTTACTCTGGGACATTCCCGTCTCCAGGTTTTCTGCTTTGTCATGGGTTGGCCCTGGGCCCCACTGACAGCAGTTTGGGCACTCGGGATCATGGGGGCCACAGCGCTGCGCATTGGAGCCTTCAATGTTCAGAGCTTTGGAGACAACAAAGTGTCAGATCCAGACTGTGGCAGTGTCATAGCACAG ATCCTGGCCGGCTATGATATCGCCCTGGTGCAAGAGGTGCGAGACCCTGACCTAAGTGCGGTGTCCTTGCTCATGGAGCAAATTAACAG AGTGTCCAAGCACGAGTACGGCTTTGTGAGCAGCAAGCCACTTGGACGTGACCAGTACAAGGAAATGTACCTGTTTGTCTACAG GAAAGATGTTGTGTCAGTGGTGAGCACGTACCAGTATCCAGACCCAGGGGACGCTTTCAGCCGGGAGCCTTTTGTGGTCAAGTTCTCAGTTCCTAGCTGTG CTGCCAAGGAGCTAGTGCTGATCCCCCTCCATGCAGCACCACACCAGGCGGTGGCAGAGATCGATGCGCTATATGATGTGTACCTTGATGTCATTGACAAGTGGAACACCGAT GACATGCTGTTTCTGGGTGACTTTAATGCTGACTGCAAGTACGTGAAGGCACATGACTGGCCATCGATCCGCCTTCGAAGCAGTGAGGTGTTTAAATGGCTCATCCCAGACAGTGCAGACACCACAGTGGGCAACTCAGACTGTGCCTATGACCGGATTGTCGTGAGTGGCGCCCATCTGCGCAGGAGCCTGAAGCCCCAGTCAGCCTCAGTTCACAACTTTCAGGAGGAATTTGACCTAGATCAGACCCAG GCTCTTGCCATCAGCGACCATTTTCCTGTGGAAGTGACTTTGAAGCCTCACTGA
- the Dnase1l2 gene encoding deoxyribonuclease-1-like 2 isoform X2, with product MGWPWAPLTAVWALGIMGATALRIGAFNVQSFGDNKVSDPDCGSVIAQILAGYDIALVQEVRDPDLSAVSLLMEQINRVSKHEYGFVSSKPLGRDQYKEMYLFVYRKDVVSVVSTYQYPDPGDAFSREPFVVKFSVPSCAAKELVLIPLHAAPHQAVAEIDALYDVYLDVIDKWNTDDMLFLGDFNADCKYVKAHDWPSIRLRSSEVFKWLIPDSADTTVGNSDCAYDRIVVSGAHLRRSLKPQSASVHNFQEEFDLDQTQALAISDHFPVEVTLKPH from the exons ATGGGTTGGCCCTGGGCCCCACTGACAGCAGTTTGGGCACTCGGGATCATGGGGGCCACAGCGCTGCGCATTGGAGCCTTCAATGTTCAGAGCTTTGGAGACAACAAAGTGTCAGATCCAGACTGTGGCAGTGTCATAGCACAG ATCCTGGCCGGCTATGATATCGCCCTGGTGCAAGAGGTGCGAGACCCTGACCTAAGTGCGGTGTCCTTGCTCATGGAGCAAATTAACAG AGTGTCCAAGCACGAGTACGGCTTTGTGAGCAGCAAGCCACTTGGACGTGACCAGTACAAGGAAATGTACCTGTTTGTCTACAG GAAAGATGTTGTGTCAGTGGTGAGCACGTACCAGTATCCAGACCCAGGGGACGCTTTCAGCCGGGAGCCTTTTGTGGTCAAGTTCTCAGTTCCTAGCTGTG CTGCCAAGGAGCTAGTGCTGATCCCCCTCCATGCAGCACCACACCAGGCGGTGGCAGAGATCGATGCGCTATATGATGTGTACCTTGATGTCATTGACAAGTGGAACACCGAT GACATGCTGTTTCTGGGTGACTTTAATGCTGACTGCAAGTACGTGAAGGCACATGACTGGCCATCGATCCGCCTTCGAAGCAGTGAGGTGTTTAAATGGCTCATCCCAGACAGTGCAGACACCACAGTGGGCAACTCAGACTGTGCCTATGACCGGATTGTCGTGAGTGGCGCCCATCTGCGCAGGAGCCTGAAGCCCCAGTCAGCCTCAGTTCACAACTTTCAGGAGGAATTTGACCTAGATCAGACCCAG GCTCTTGCCATCAGCGACCATTTTCCTGTGGAAGTGACTTTGAAGCCTCACTGA